In a genomic window of Gloeocapsopsis dulcis:
- a CDS encoding helix-turn-helix domain-containing protein, with translation MGLVRLRIQEFADKQGWNIKEVSERSGVPYGTVKTYMRLPERATVDLTALCKLARTFDVMMEDLFEVVED, from the coding sequence ATGGGGTTGGTAAGGTTAAGAATTCAAGAATTTGCTGACAAACAAGGTTGGAACATAAAAGAGGTTTCAGAACGCTCTGGAGTGCCTTATGGCACAGTCAAAACTTATATGCGTTTGCCAGAAAGAGCAACTGTTGATCTGACGGCACTTTGTAAGCTGGCAAGGACGTTTGATGTAATGATGGAAGATTTATTTGAGGTAGTGGAAGATTAA
- a CDS encoding helix-turn-helix domain-containing protein has product MGLVRLRIREFAAKRNWTLKEVSNRSGVPYTTVKTYAVSSGMAMADVTAFYKLAKTFDVLIEDLVEIVKE; this is encoded by the coding sequence ATGGGTTTGGTTAGGTTACGAATTAGAGAGTTTGCAGCAAAACGAAATTGGACACTTAAAGAAGTTTCTAATCGTTCAGGCGTTCCGTACACTACCGTTAAGACTTATGCTGTATCTTCAGGGATGGCAATGGCTGACGTTACTGCTTTCTACAAATTAGCGAAGACTTTTGATGTTCTGATTGAGGATTTAGTAGAAATAGTCAAAGAGTAA
- a CDS encoding NINE protein, which yields MWCLCFLGICGGQRFYTGHVASGIVYLFTFGFLVLVNSST from the coding sequence TTGTGGTGTCTGTGCTTTTTAGGAATTTGCGGCGGTCAAAGATTTTATACAGGTCATGTTGCTAGTGGTATAGTGTATCTTTTCACATTTGGTTTTTTGGTGTTGGTCAACTCATCGACTTAG
- the ureC gene encoding urease subunit alpha, whose product MSYRMDRRAYAETFGPTVGDRVRLADTELIIEVEQDFTTYGDEVKFGGGKVIRDGMGQSPISNADGAVDVVITNALILDWWGIVKADIGIKDGKIFKIGKAGNPYIQDNVDIIIGPGTEAIAGEGMILTAGGIDAHIHFICPQQIETAIASGVTTMIGGGTGPATGTNATTCTPGPWNIYRMLQAADAFPVNLGFLGKGNSSQPQGLVEQVQAGAMGLKLHEDWGTTPAAIDTCLSVADEYDVQVAIHTDTLNEAGFVEDTIAAFKNRVIHTYHTEGAGGGHAPDIIKVCGEANVLPSSTNPTRPYTLNTLDEHLDMLMVCHHLDPGIAEDVAFAESRIRRETIAAEDILHDLGAFSMISSDSQAMGRVGEVIIRTWQTAHKMKVQRGSLAEDTAENDNFRAKRYVAKYTINPAIAHGISEYVGSVEAGKLADLCLWRPAFFGVKPEIVIKGGAIAYAQMGDANASIPTPQPVHMRPMFASFGGAIATTSLTFVSQAAKDLDISQQLNLQKSVVPVSGTRQLSKREMKLNDALPHIEVDPETYEVKADGKLLTCEPATVLPLAQRYFLF is encoded by the coding sequence ATGAGTTATCGCATGGATCGTCGCGCTTACGCTGAGACATTTGGTCCAACAGTAGGCGATCGCGTGCGACTTGCAGATACAGAGTTAATTATTGAAGTTGAACAAGACTTTACTACATACGGCGATGAAGTCAAATTTGGCGGCGGTAAAGTCATTCGGGATGGCATGGGACAATCGCCGATATCCAATGCTGATGGTGCTGTAGATGTCGTCATTACAAATGCTTTAATTCTTGATTGGTGGGGAATTGTCAAAGCTGATATTGGCATCAAAGACGGCAAAATCTTCAAAATTGGCAAAGCTGGAAATCCATATATCCAAGACAACGTAGATATTATTATTGGTCCTGGTACGGAAGCCATTGCTGGAGAAGGAATGATCCTCACAGCGGGAGGAATTGACGCACACATTCACTTTATTTGTCCGCAACAGATTGAGACAGCGATCGCTTCTGGAGTCACAACTATGATTGGTGGCGGTACAGGTCCAGCAACAGGAACAAACGCAACAACTTGCACACCAGGACCTTGGAATATTTACCGAATGCTGCAAGCTGCGGATGCATTTCCAGTTAATTTAGGCTTTTTAGGTAAAGGTAACAGCAGTCAACCGCAAGGACTCGTCGAACAAGTGCAAGCAGGCGCAATGGGCTTAAAACTCCATGAAGATTGGGGAACAACCCCTGCTGCGATTGATACCTGCTTAAGTGTTGCAGATGAATATGATGTGCAAGTTGCCATTCACACCGATACTCTTAACGAAGCAGGATTTGTCGAAGATACGATCGCCGCTTTTAAAAACCGTGTGATTCACACTTACCATACTGAAGGCGCGGGTGGCGGTCACGCACCAGATATCATTAAAGTCTGTGGAGAAGCTAACGTTTTACCTTCTTCTACAAATCCTACACGTCCTTATACATTAAATACGCTGGACGAACACTTAGATATGTTGATGGTTTGCCATCACCTCGATCCAGGAATTGCGGAAGATGTTGCCTTTGCTGAGTCGCGGATTCGGCGGGAAACAATCGCAGCGGAAGACATTTTGCACGATCTTGGTGCCTTTAGCATGATTTCCTCCGATTCTCAAGCGATGGGAAGAGTAGGAGAAGTGATTATTCGGACTTGGCAAACTGCCCACAAAATGAAAGTGCAGCGCGGTTCACTGGCGGAAGATACCGCAGAAAATGATAACTTTCGTGCCAAGCGCTATGTTGCTAAATATACGATTAACCCCGCGATCGCACACGGTATTTCCGAGTATGTCGGTTCCGTTGAAGCAGGAAAACTTGCCGATTTGTGTTTGTGGCGTCCGGCGTTTTTTGGTGTCAAGCCTGAGATTGTCATAAAAGGCGGGGCGATCGCTTATGCCCAGATGGGAGATGCAAACGCGAGTATACCTACACCACAGCCCGTACATATGCGTCCGATGTTTGCCAGTTTTGGTGGGGCGATTGCAACAACTTCGCTGACTTTTGTTTCACAAGCTGCAAAAGATTTAGACATTTCTCAACAGCTAAACTTACAAAAAAGCGTGGTTCCTGTATCTGGTACTCGTCAGCTAAGCAAAAGAGAAATGAAATTAAATGATGCTTTGCCTCACATAGAGGTAGATCCAGAAACTTATGAAGTCAAAGCCGATGGTAAATTACTTACTTGTGAGCCTGCAACAGTGTTACCTCTTGCACAGCGGTACTTTCTCTTTTAG
- a CDS encoding hybrid sensor histidine kinase/response regulator gives MCSQPSRPDNILVVDDSPDNVFLIQTILEEEGYKIATAEDGPTALRLVEQSPPHLVLLDVMMPGMDGFEVTQRIRRNSQLPFIPILLITAYDQPSVAQGLDMGADDFIRKPVEVDELLARVRSLLRLKHSVDERDQIARQREDFVSRLTHDLRTPLVAADRMLMLFQQGALGELSPTMKEAITTMARSNQNLLQMVNTLLEVYRFEADRKVLNFMLVNLQEVLEEVIKELEPLAQEKKLPIQFELVDLQDNPKVIGDRLEIHRLFINLVGNAIKFTDSGSVTVCVKAAKDEDSDSYITVEVIDTGSGIPQEEQATLFERFRQGSHKRSGSGLGLYLSHRIVEVHQGKIDVKSTPGKGSVFAVHLPIAQ, from the coding sequence ATGTGTTCCCAACCCTCTCGTCCTGATAATATTCTCGTTGTAGATGATTCTCCAGATAATGTATTCCTGATACAGACAATTCTGGAAGAAGAAGGTTACAAAATAGCCACTGCAGAAGATGGTCCTACAGCTTTAAGGCTAGTTGAACAATCTCCGCCACATCTGGTACTACTTGATGTCATGATGCCAGGAATGGATGGCTTTGAGGTGACTCAGCGCATTCGTCGAAATAGCCAATTGCCCTTTATCCCAATTTTGCTGATTACAGCATACGACCAGCCAAGCGTAGCACAGGGATTGGATATGGGTGCGGACGATTTCATTCGCAAACCTGTAGAAGTTGATGAATTGTTGGCACGCGTGCGATCGCTGTTACGGTTAAAACATAGTGTAGATGAGCGCGATCAAATAGCCCGCCAAAGAGAAGATTTTGTATCTCGCCTAACGCACGACTTACGTACTCCTTTGGTAGCAGCAGATAGAATGCTCATGTTGTTTCAGCAAGGGGCTTTAGGGGAACTTTCACCAACGATGAAAGAAGCAATTACTACAATGGCACGTAGTAATCAAAACTTGTTACAAATGGTAAATACTTTATTAGAAGTGTACCGTTTTGAGGCAGATCGTAAAGTCTTAAATTTCATGCTTGTCAATTTACAAGAGGTGCTAGAAGAAGTTATCAAGGAACTAGAACCACTTGCACAAGAAAAAAAACTTCCCATACAGTTTGAATTAGTAGATTTGCAAGATAATCCAAAAGTCATTGGCGATCGCTTAGAAATTCACCGTTTATTTATAAACTTAGTAGGAAATGCAATCAAGTTTACTGATTCTGGTTCTGTAACTGTATGTGTAAAAGCTGCCAAGGATGAAGATTCAGATTCATACATTACAGTTGAAGTAATAGATACTGGCTCTGGTATTCCTCAAGAAGAACAAGCTACTTTATTTGAGAGATTTCGCCAGGGAAGTCACAAACGCTCTGGTAGCGGTTTAGGACTATACCTTTCCCATAGAATCGTAGAAGTTCATCAGGGTAAAATTGATGTTAAATCAACACCTGGGAAAGGTAGTGTATTTGCTGTTCATCTGCCTATCGCGCAGTAA